The window TTTAAGATATTCAGGTTTCTTTTTTACCATAAATGCATCACGAACCCACTGTACAAATAGCTTTTCAAACTCAGGATTTTTATTTTCAGAACTTAAAAATTTAACGGCATCGTTTAGATTTCCCTGTGACTGGTGTACAATTTCTTTCACCTTTTCATCTGAAACATCAAATTTATTTTTCAAATAAGTTTCTAAATCCTCATCATTGATTCTTGGAACTTCAATCAACTGTGTTCTTGATAAAATCGTTGGTAAAATATCATCACTGCTTTCTGCCGTTAAAAGAATAATTGTTTTTGCCGGTGGTTCTTCTAAAAATTTAAGAAACTTATTAGAAGCCGCTGTATTCATTTTATCGGCTCGCCAAACGATGAGAATTTTAGTTCCGCCCTCGAAACTTTTTAAAGCAAATTTTTGATTTTGCTCGTCTATTTCATCTGCAGAAATAAAGAATTGTTTGTTCTCAGATTCCAGTACGGCAGTCCAGTCATCAAAACTGGCATAAGGGAAATCTATAATCATTTCTCTGAACTCTTCAAATTTATTTTTGCTTAATGAGTTCCTGTTATCGGTAAAAACTGGGAAACTGAAGTGTAAATCTAAATGATTGAGATGTTCAACTTTTGAGGCTGCATGCTCGTTTTCGCCTTTCAATATTTCTTTTGCGTAGGCTAAAACCAAAGGCATCGTACCGTAACCTTCTTTTCCTATGAAAAGCTGGGCGTGGCTTACTCTGTTTTCGGTAATGCTGTCTTGAAGAAGTTTTTTTAGATTTTCTTGTCCGGCGATGTTTTCCCAATTCATGTTTCAAAGATAAGAATTTTTGAAACGGATCATGTGTCAAGTATCAATTTTGCTTCGAAGCGAATTGTGAATTTATTATAAGGATAAAAATAGACAAAGAAGTTAATTTACGATTAACAATTCACTATAAAACCCCCTTAACAAAATTTAACCTCAGTAAATTTTTACAATTCATTAATATTTAAGATATTTGCGCATTATTTTAAAAATCTAGAATGAAAAAAATTTTTGTACTATCATTCATTTCAGTGGGGTACTTCCTTAACGCGCAAAGTTTGAGCAACTCACCTTATGCAACTTACGGAATTGGTGATGTAAAATATGATAATACGATTGAAACGTCCTCTATGGGAGGAATTTCAACTGCTTTCATAAGTGATTTCAGCAGTAATTTTAACTTCGGAAACCCTGCGAATAACAGCAATTTTGAGTTAACAAGTATTAAGCTTGAAGCTACTAACGAGAATAATTATTTCAAAACCGACTTTAATAATAGAAAGTCTACTAAACATTCTACGTATTTATCTAATATTTCCCTAGCCTTTCCTATTTCTTCGAAAATAAAAATGGGATTCCTTTATCAGCCATACAGTTCTAAGAGCTATGAAGTAATTAGTGATGAAACTATTGGTGGTGAAATTAATCGAAATATATTTAAAGGTAGTGGAACATTAAATACGGCACAATTAGCAGTATCTTATAAGATAGATTCTAAATTTGCTGTAGGTGCAAGAGCCAATTATTATTTTGGTAGTCTTTATGATTTAAATGAATTCTCAACTTCAAATGCAGAGTTAATAAATGGCTATGAAACCAAAAATAGCATCAGAAATTTCAACTTTACATTAGGAACAAGTTATCAAAGTATAAACACAAGTACTGATCGTAAACTGACAATTGGAGCAACTGCGACATTTGGTAATACCAGTAATATGACCACTAATTACATTAATAGTACTTATTATTATAGTGATGTTGATATCAAAGGTGGGGAAACAATTATTGACCAGAAAAATACAAGTTCAAACAATTTACTTCCACTTCAGGCTTCAGTCGGTGTAGGATATGGAAGCGAAAACCATTGGTTTCTTTCAGGACAGATTGATTATAAAAAAGGAGAATCTATAAGCTATTTCGGTAATTCTTTTGACTATCAAGATTCTTACAGAATTTCTGCCGGAGGTTGGTATTTGCCAAACTACAATAATTTTAGAAGTTATTTCTCAAGAGTTGTTTACCGTTATGGTGCTTTCTATGAAAAAGGAAGTCTTGAAATTGCTGGAAGCAGCATTAATAAATTTGGTATATCGGGAGGTGTAATGCTACCATTCAAAAATAGTGGAATCACAAGAATGAGTGGTCTTGAAATCGGTTTAGAATTAGGAAAAAGAGGAACGCTTAAAAAAGATTTAATCAATCAGAATTTTGTTAACCTGAAAGTTGGTTTCAATTTTGCTGACAGATGGTTTAGAAAACAGCTTTACAATTAAAAATGAATTTCATTTCACATAAAACATTCAAAAATATAGCATACCTTTTTAGTTGTGCTATATTTTTTATATTAACGTCCTGTGAAGAAGACCTCACAAAGCTGAATGGAAGTGATAATAAAAATTTTCCATCGCAGATTATTCATAATGCAAAAATTATACAGAGAGATTCTGGCGTCATTACACTAAAAGCAACGGCTCCTATTATTGAAAAATACGAATTAATCGACAGCCCATATACTGTTGCTAAGAAAGGGATGAAAATAGAATTTTTTGATAAGAAAAATCCTAAAAAGCCAGGTAACATTACTGCAAAATATGCAAAAATGTACGATTACAAAAAATTTTATGAAGCAAGAGGTGATGTGAAAATCCTTACAAGTGATGGGCAAAGATTTGCCACGCAAAGTGTTTTTTGGGATCAAAATAAGAAAAGAATCTATACAAGAGACACTGTTTATGCAACAATGGAAGATGGCTCTACTCTAGTGCACGCCAATGGAATGACAGCAAAAGATGATTTCTCAGAATATAAATTTTTCAATAATTCTGGAGATCTTGATGTAAGCAAAGCTAAAATTGCACAGCCAAAACCTTAATCAATGAAAGTTTATAAAGCAATAGGATTAATGTCGGGAACCAGTTTAGATGGTTTAGATATTTGCTTTGCAAAGTTTTGGAAAGAAAGTTCTTTTTGGAAGTTTGAAATCCTTAAAGCTGAAACTGTTACTTATCCTAAGGTTTTAGAAGAGCAGCTTCGAAACTCTATTCATTTATCTTCACAAGATATATTAGCATTACATTCAGAATACGGCTTTTATTTAGGTCAAATCACCGATGATTTTATAAAAAAAAATCAGCTTACTAATGTAGATTTAATTGCGTCACACGGTCATACCGT is drawn from Chryseobacterium muglaense and contains these coding sequences:
- a CDS encoding DNA polymerase III subunit, which codes for MNWENIAGQENLKKLLQDSITENRVSHAQLFIGKEGYGTMPLVLAYAKEILKGENEHAASKVEHLNHLDLHFSFPVFTDNRNSLSKNKFEEFREMIIDFPYASFDDWTAVLESENKQFFISADEIDEQNQKFALKSFEGGTKILIVWRADKMNTAASNKFLKFLEEPPAKTIILLTAESSDDILPTILSRTQLIEVPRINDEDLETYLKNKFDVSDEKVKEIVHQSQGNLNDAVKFLSSENKNPEFEKLFVQWVRDAFMVKKKPEYLKNIIIWAKEIAGWNREKQKNFLNYASEIFRLALLQNYQSEELVYKKIDANGFNWAGFSKFISGANIINILEEINTADLHLTRNGNPKIVWTDLGIKLSRYIHKS
- the lptC gene encoding LPS export ABC transporter periplasmic protein LptC — encoded protein: MNFISHKTFKNIAYLFSCAIFFILTSCEEDLTKLNGSDNKNFPSQIIHNAKIIQRDSGVITLKATAPIIEKYELIDSPYTVAKKGMKIEFFDKKNPKKPGNITAKYAKMYDYKKFYEARGDVKILTSDGQRFATQSVFWDQNKKRIYTRDTVYATMEDGSTLVHANGMTAKDDFSEYKFFNNSGDLDVSKAKIAQPKP